GACAACGCGACACCAAGACATCCCCGAGAACGACGAGGCGAAGCTCCAAGGGTAAGGGACGACGATGACCGCGAAGAAATGGGAGAAGAAGGTCCTCGACGAACCGGGGGCCGCCAAGCGTGTTGCAGCGATCGAGGATGAGCTGCGGCTCGCCGCGGGGCTCACGGCGCTGCGCGAGCAGGCGGGCCTCTCCCAGCGCGAACTCGCGAAGCGCATCGGTGTGTCTCAGCCTCGCATCACTGCGATCGAGCAGTCCCAGCAAGCGGTCTCAAGGGTCTCGGACGGATTTCCGAGCGCGCGTTCCCGCGGATGGGAGGCGTCCTCCACGAACACGCAACAAAGGCGGGCGTCGAGGCGACGGATGTGATCCACGCCGTTGAATGCACTGTGCAGGGTTTGTACCTTGCGATGCTCCTGGTGGGGTATGACTCCAACTTGCTCGCGCGCCCGCTCATCGTAAGTTCCGAGTCGGTCTGGGAACGGTGGCTTCCCCACGCTTACGTGGTCCCAGAACAAATCGTTGACCTGGTAAGCGAAGTCTGCGCGTTCGTCGAGTTCTGGAATCGAGCCTTCGTCGCGTGGGGCATGAAGAAGGCCGCGAAGGAACTCCCGAAGCGTCGATCAAAGATCAACTCGTCGCTCGGCGGCCTCGTCGGCGTCGGGGCCGCGCTCGCGATCGCAGAGCGCGAGGCCGAATGACGGATGCGGGCAGGGTTTCAGTTGCCCCGCGGGCGAGGCAAGGCACGATCAGTCCGCCAGAGCGCAGCACCGTCGCGCACAAAGTCGCCGAGCGGCCCGGGCCGCCGACGAGGATGCGCAAGTGAACCTCACGTACCTTCCCGACGGACGAGTCCACGTCGGTGCAGGCGCCGGTGTACTCAGGGTTCGTGTTGGAGGGGAAATTGAACCCCTACGGCCCGGAGAGCAGTAGGAGCGTGGACGCCCGGGCATGACGTCGAAGACGGGAAACTCACGAGCACCCGCTCGTCGCCCCACAACTCGGACACGCGTGGCAACTTCCCGCGCGCTGCATGATGTCGCCGCACACGTGGCAGATCACCACCTCGCTCGAACGCGGCGGCTGCCTCTCGATCGGCGCGGGCGGCACCGGGAGCGCGGCCGACGGCGCGCGATCTTCGAGCGGCAACATCTCGAGGCCGGGTTCGTCGACGATGATCGACTCCTCGACTCCCGGCAGCGTGGGCTGCATCCGCTCCCCCGTGGTGAGCACGCCGATCTCGGCGCGCTCTTCGTAGGGGAGGTACTCGATCGCGAGCTTGCGGAACAGGTAGTCGACGAGGCTCGTGGCGATCCGCAGGTCGGGGTCGTCGGTCATGCCCGCGGGCTCGAACCGGCGGTTGGTGAACGTGTCGATGAACGCACGCAGCGGCACGCCGTACTGGAGGCCGTGGCTCACCGCGATCGCAAAGGAGTCCATGATCCCCGCCAGCGTGGAGCCCTGCTTCGACACGTGGAGGAACAGCTCGCCCGGACGGCCGTCCTCGTACTCGGCCACCGTGGCGAAACCGCGGCAGTCGGCGACGCGGAACGAGAACGTCTTCGAGTTGCGCGTGCGCGGCAGCTTCTGACGCACGGGCTCCTGCACGATCACGTGCTCGACGATCCGCTCCACCGTGCCGGTGAGCTCGCCCGTCTCCGCGCCAGCCTTCTTCTGCGTGGACAGTGGTTGCCCGACCTTGCAGTTGTCGCGGTAGATCGCGACCGACTTGAGTCCGAGCTTCCACGCAGCGATGTGAAGGTCCTCGAGTTCCTCGACCGTGGTCTCCTCTGGAGTGTTCACGCTCTTTGATATCGAACCCGAAATCCATGGTTGCACCGCCGCCATCATCGTGACATGGCCCATGTACTGGATCGGGTTGTCGCCCATTGAGCACGCGAACACGGGCAAGTGCTCGGGGTTGAACGACGGCGCGCCGATGATCGTCTTGTGCTCGTCGATGTACGCGACGATCGCGTCGATCTGATCGTCGGAGTAGCCCATTCGTCGCAGCGCGCGAGGGATCGTCTGGTTGACGATGAACATCGTGCCGCCGCCGACGAGCTTCTTCGCCTTGGTGAGCGCGAGGTCGGGCTCGATACCCGTGGTATCACAATCAAGCGCCAAGGAAATTG
This portion of the Acidimicrobiia bacterium genome encodes:
- a CDS encoding helix-turn-helix transcriptional regulator; protein product: MTAKKWEKKVLDEPGAAKRVAAIEDELRLAAGLTALREQAGLSQRELAKRIGVSQPRITAIEQSQQAVSRVSDGFPSARSRGWEASSTNTQQRRASRRRM